A window from Chitinophaga filiformis encodes these proteins:
- a CDS encoding type I restriction endonuclease yields the protein MDFKDQLKQLGDRVAKLKDQILTEEATKNAFIMPFIQCLGYDVFNPLEVTPEFIADIGIKKGEKVDYAIMNEGKPTILIECKHWSADLNPHNSQLFRYFHCTSARFSILTNGVHFRFYTDLVEPNKMDEKPFFEFRIDDLKDNQAEKLKEFHKSYFDLEKIITTASELKYTNEIKNIITKELNDPSDEFTRYFAKIVYPSMVTAKVLEQFKGFLKRSYNQFINDTINERLKSALNSQQQQEVKEEALEENIVEEAKIITTQEELEAFHIVRSLLRQKINAGRIVFRDTQSYLGILLDDNNRKPLCRIHLNGKKKFISLFDKENEEKIEIAGLDDIYNYGDQLLKTALKYEPLQNIEKSTSA from the coding sequence ATGGATTTCAAAGATCAACTCAAACAGCTCGGCGATAGAGTGGCCAAGCTAAAAGATCAGATCCTTACAGAAGAAGCAACCAAAAACGCATTCATAATGCCGTTTATTCAATGCCTGGGATATGATGTGTTTAATCCACTTGAAGTAACTCCGGAATTTATCGCAGACATTGGAATTAAGAAAGGTGAGAAAGTAGATTATGCCATCATGAATGAAGGCAAACCCACAATTCTCATAGAATGTAAACACTGGTCGGCAGACCTTAATCCACATAACAGCCAGTTATTCCGGTATTTCCACTGTACCTCTGCAAGGTTCAGCATTCTTACAAATGGTGTACATTTCAGGTTCTATACTGACCTCGTAGAGCCTAATAAAATGGACGAGAAACCCTTCTTTGAATTTCGGATTGACGATCTGAAAGATAATCAGGCGGAAAAATTAAAAGAGTTTCATAAAAGCTATTTTGACCTCGAAAAGATCATTACAACTGCAAGTGAACTGAAATATACCAACGAGATTAAAAACATTATTACCAAAGAGCTAAACGATCCATCCGACGAGTTCACAAGGTACTTTGCCAAGATTGTTTATCCATCTATGGTTACAGCAAAAGTGCTTGAGCAGTTTAAAGGATTCCTTAAGCGTTCTTATAATCAGTTCATCAACGATACGATTAACGAACGCCTTAAATCAGCATTGAATAGTCAACAGCAACAGGAAGTAAAGGAAGAGGCATTAGAGGAAAACATTGTAGAAGAAGCAAAGATTATTACGACGCAGGAAGAGTTGGAAGCTTTCCATATTGTACGTTCACTATTGAGACAGAAGATCAATGCAGGCCGCATTGTCTTCAGGGATACACAATCCTATTTAGGCATACTGCTGGATGATAATAACAGGAAGCCTTTATGCAGAATTCACCTCAACGGTAAAAAGAAATTCATCTCCTTGTTTGACAAAGAGAATGAAGAAAAAATCGAGATAGCAGGTCTTGATGATATATATAATTACGGCGACCAATTGCTGAAGACTGCATTAAAATATGAGCCATTACAAAACATTGAAAAGAGCACTTCAGCGTAA
- a CDS encoding YidH family protein has protein sequence MPEESKRGNPSDHLANERTLLAWTRTSIGIMAFGFVVVKFSLFVKQISLVLGKEYIVHSRGISALVGILLVAVGAATTVFSYIRYKRTEKQLKEGTYNHSSLLITLLTAFIFLASVLLIVYLIESA, from the coding sequence TAAAAGGGGAAATCCAAGCGACCACCTTGCCAACGAACGTACTTTACTTGCCTGGACAAGAACAAGTATCGGCATTATGGCTTTTGGCTTTGTTGTGGTCAAATTTTCGCTTTTTGTGAAGCAGATATCATTAGTGCTGGGAAAGGAGTATATAGTTCATTCAAGAGGTATTTCTGCGCTTGTAGGAATATTACTGGTGGCGGTTGGAGCAGCCACTACGGTGTTCTCCTACATCCGTTATAAACGTACAGAAAAGCAACTGAAGGAAGGGACTTATAACCATTCGTCTTTGCTCATTACATTATTGACAGCGTTTATATTTCTGGCGAGTGTATTGCTGATTGTTTATCTGATAGAGAGCGCCTGA